A window from Polynucleobacter sp. MWH-UH25E encodes these proteins:
- a CDS encoding cation acetate symporter produces MTRIQKILSALALFALPILAIAAGADMGQVEKQETNWVAIGMFAAFVAGTLYITKWAATKTKSAADFYTGGGGITGFQNGLAIAGDYMSAASFLGISAAVMANGYDGLIYSIGFLVGWPVITFLMAERLRNLGKFTFADVAGYRFQQTPIRAFAASGTLVVVAFYLIAQMVGAGQLIKLLFGLEYWMAVVIVGCLMMIYVLFGGMTATTWVQIIKACLLLAGVTFMAFMVLAQYGFSPEALFAKAVEVKTAIAGNAGKTPEEAAKAGLSIMGPGGFIKDPISAISFGMALMFGTAGLPHILMRFFTVPDAKEARKSVLWATTWIGYFYILIFIIGFGAITLVLTNPDMADVAKGIIKGGAGTANMAAVLVAKTVGGNVFYGFISAVAFATILAVVAGLTLSGASAVSHDLYATVIKKGNADSAAELKVSRLTTLTLGVIAVVLGIAFEKQNIAFMVSLAFAIAASANFPVLFMSVLWKNCTTKGAVIGGFLGLVSSVALTVVSPSVWEAVLGNPKGSALFPYSSPALFSITIGFVGVWLFSVLDNSENAKKERASFAAQQVRSETGLGASGASGH; encoded by the coding sequence ATGACACGTATTCAAAAAATTCTTAGCGCATTGGCGCTATTCGCTTTGCCAATTTTGGCAATTGCTGCTGGTGCCGATATGGGCCAAGTTGAAAAGCAAGAGACCAACTGGGTAGCGATTGGAATGTTTGCTGCATTCGTGGCTGGCACTTTGTACATTACCAAGTGGGCTGCTACAAAAACGAAATCTGCAGCTGATTTCTATACAGGTGGCGGTGGTATCACTGGCTTCCAAAATGGTTTGGCAATTGCAGGTGACTACATGTCTGCAGCTTCCTTCTTGGGTATTTCAGCAGCAGTGATGGCTAATGGCTATGACGGCTTGATCTACTCCATTGGATTCTTGGTGGGTTGGCCTGTGATTACCTTCTTGATGGCTGAACGTCTGCGTAATCTTGGTAAGTTCACATTTGCTGACGTAGCAGGCTATCGCTTCCAGCAAACCCCAATCAGAGCATTTGCTGCTTCTGGCACATTGGTTGTTGTGGCTTTTTACTTGATCGCCCAAATGGTTGGTGCTGGTCAATTAATTAAGTTGCTCTTCGGTCTTGAGTACTGGATGGCGGTTGTGATTGTTGGTTGCTTGATGATGATCTACGTGTTGTTTGGTGGTATGACTGCGACAACTTGGGTTCAAATCATTAAAGCGTGCTTATTGTTAGCCGGCGTAACATTCATGGCATTCATGGTGTTAGCTCAATATGGATTTAGTCCAGAGGCATTATTTGCTAAAGCTGTTGAAGTAAAAACAGCAATTGCAGGTAATGCAGGTAAAACCCCAGAAGAGGCAGCAAAAGCAGGCTTGAGCATCATGGGCCCAGGCGGCTTCATTAAGGATCCGATTTCTGCGATTTCATTTGGTATGGCCCTGATGTTTGGTACTGCTGGTTTGCCACACATCTTGATGCGCTTCTTTACCGTACCTGATGCAAAAGAGGCTCGTAAATCTGTATTGTGGGCAACTACATGGATTGGCTACTTCTACATCCTCATCTTCATCATCGGATTTGGTGCGATCACTTTAGTATTGACCAATCCTGATATGGCTGATGTTGCTAAAGGTATTATCAAAGGCGGTGCTGGTACTGCAAATATGGCAGCTGTATTGGTTGCTAAAACTGTAGGCGGCAACGTGTTCTACGGCTTTATCTCTGCTGTAGCCTTTGCAACCATCTTGGCTGTGGTGGCTGGCTTGACATTGTCTGGTGCATCCGCAGTTTCACATGACCTTTATGCGACAGTGATCAAAAAAGGTAATGCTGATAGCGCCGCTGAGTTGAAAGTGTCTCGTTTGACAACTTTGACTTTGGGTGTAATCGCCGTGGTATTAGGAATCGCCTTTGAAAAGCAAAATATCGCTTTCATGGTGTCCTTAGCCTTTGCCATTGCAGCATCTGCAAACTTCCCAGTATTGTTTATGTCAGTACTTTGGAAGAATTGCACAACCAAGGGTGCGGTTATTGGCGGGTTCTTGGGCTTGGTATCTTCTGTTGCTTTGACGGTGGTATCGCCTTCCGTTTGGGAAGCAGTTTTAGGTAACCCTAAAGGTTCAGCTTTGTTCCCATACTCATCACCAGCCTTGTTCTCAATCACGATTGGTTTCGTGGGTGTTTGGTTGTTCTCTGTATTAGATAACAGCGAGAACGCTAAGAAAGAGCGCGCTTCATTTGCTGCACAGCAAGTCCGTTCTGAGACCGGTCTTGGTGCTTCAGGAGCTTCTGGTCACTAA
- a CDS encoding 3'-5' exonuclease has protein sequence MSQLLPGFIQKLYRSVWREWLIFHLGDERYKFMFDKPPANEWVAIDCETTGLNIAKDQVISIGAVKIVGNKIMTSERLEILVKPSKEVSAESVKIHRLRELDVANGLDPEVAAAKLMQFIGSRPIVGYYLEFDLGMLHKVIWPMLGQGLPQEKIEVSEMYYEYKNSKLPPNQRGQMIDLRFDTLMKDLGLPTRDAHDAMNDAVMTGMAFIKLRELLGK, from the coding sequence ATGAGCCAGTTACTGCCTGGATTCATACAAAAACTCTATCGCTCCGTTTGGCGTGAATGGCTCATCTTTCATCTTGGCGATGAACGCTATAAGTTTATGTTTGATAAGCCACCTGCTAATGAATGGGTAGCTATTGACTGCGAAACAACCGGCTTAAATATCGCTAAAGATCAAGTTATCTCAATCGGAGCGGTCAAGATTGTTGGCAATAAGATCATGACTAGCGAACGTCTTGAGATCTTAGTCAAACCAAGCAAAGAAGTCTCCGCAGAGAGCGTTAAGATCCATCGGCTTCGCGAGCTTGATGTTGCGAATGGCTTAGATCCTGAGGTTGCAGCCGCCAAACTGATGCAATTTATTGGCAGTCGACCCATTGTTGGTTATTACCTAGAGTTCGACTTGGGTATGCTGCATAAAGTGATTTGGCCAATGCTAGGACAAGGCCTCCCTCAAGAAAAGATTGAAGTTTCAGAAATGTACTATGAGTACAAAAACTCGAAATTGCCACCAAATCAGCGCGGTCAAATGATTGATTTACGTTTTGATACTCTAATGAAAGACTTAGGTCTACCGACGCGCGATGCCCATGATGCAATGAATGATGCCGTCATGACGGGTATGGCATTCATTAAATTACGAGAACTGCTCGGGAAATAA
- the hscB gene encoding Fe-S protein assembly co-chaperone HscB: MANLSASDDYFRFFGLNQQFNIDLPALDQAYLAIQKEVHPDRHARGTEAEQRVAMQMATLANTAYQTLKNPIQRGLYLCQLHGVDAKLETNTAMPAAFLMKQMEWRETLDEQAEELPELEALMTEVEQSKSDTLVEIAQAIDSAKNYQRAAELLRGLLFVDKFAIELDDAIASLI, translated from the coding sequence GTGGCGAATCTTTCCGCGTCTGACGATTACTTTCGATTCTTTGGTCTAAATCAGCAATTCAACATCGACTTGCCTGCACTCGATCAGGCATATTTAGCGATTCAGAAAGAAGTCCACCCAGATCGCCACGCACGTGGCACTGAGGCAGAGCAACGAGTTGCTATGCAAATGGCAACACTAGCTAATACGGCATACCAAACTCTCAAGAACCCAATTCAGCGTGGACTTTATTTATGTCAGTTGCATGGTGTGGATGCCAAACTAGAAACAAATACTGCGATGCCAGCTGCTTTTTTGATGAAGCAAATGGAGTGGCGTGAGACTCTCGATGAGCAAGCAGAAGAGTTGCCGGAGCTTGAGGCCTTGATGACTGAGGTAGAGCAATCCAAATCAGATACCTTGGTAGAAATTGCACAAGCGATTGATAGCGCCAAAAACTATCAGCGTGCCGCTGAGCTTCTTCGAGGTTTATTGTTTGTCGACAAATTTGCTATTGAGTTAGATGATGCAATTGCTTCACTCATCTAG
- a CDS encoding Fe-S cluster assembly transcription factor encodes MRLTTKGRFAVTAMIDLALRETHGPVTLAGISQRQKISLSYLEQLFGKLRRFNIVESTRGPGGGYTLARPSNEISVADIIVAVDEPLDATQCGGKGNCHTDEENHGRCMTHDLWSNLNLKMVEYLSSVTLRDLVQQQEGRGIVIQDMRPKKVKIEGAKAEKPAPVLAVKKEVAPKAPLVNSVFNLARQS; translated from the coding sequence ATGAGACTTACAACTAAAGGTCGTTTTGCAGTAACCGCAATGATTGATTTAGCCCTGCGTGAGACGCATGGTCCTGTGACGTTAGCAGGAATTAGTCAGAGACAAAAAATTTCGCTTTCTTACCTCGAGCAGCTATTTGGCAAGCTACGCCGCTTCAATATTGTTGAAAGTACGCGTGGTCCCGGAGGTGGATACACATTGGCTCGTCCTTCGAATGAAATTAGTGTTGCCGACATTATTGTCGCGGTTGATGAACCTTTGGATGCTACCCAGTGTGGCGGTAAAGGCAATTGCCATACCGATGAAGAAAATCATGGCCGTTGCATGACGCATGACCTCTGGAGCAATCTCAATTTAAAGATGGTTGAGTACCTTAGCTCTGTGACCTTGCGTGATTTAGTACAGCAGCAAGAAGGACGCGGTATTGTGATTCAAGACATGCGTCCTAAGAAAGTCAAAATTGAAGGCGCAAAGGCTGAAAAACCAGCTCCAGTGCTAGCGGTAAAAAAAGAAGTTGCCCCAAAGGCGCCACTCGTGAATTCAGTATTTAATTTGGCGCGGCAAAGTTAA
- the hscA gene encoding Fe-S protein assembly chaperone HscA, with protein sequence MALLQISEPGKSLAPHQRRIAVGIDLGTTNSLVAIVRDALPKVLPDEQGRELLPSVVRYLPNGRTQAGFEALESAVSDPKNTIISVKRFMGRGLNDVENSESAPYDFVDQPGMLKLRTVAGDKSPIEVSAEILARLRQLAEDSVSEDIVGAVITVPAYFDDAQRQATKDAAKLAGIEVLRLLNEPTAAAIAYGLDNASEGVYAVYDLGGGTFDISILRMSRGVFEVLSTGGDSALGGDDFDHRLYCWVLEQAKLPPLSVHDHRTLLQACKHAKELLSHNPLARVHETLSDGTVVNVGVSQAQFFEITQNLVTKTLMACKKALRDAGLKAEDVKGVVMVGGSTRMPNVQRAVGELFGTQPLNNLNPDQVVALGAAMQADLLAGNQSKDDEWLLLDVIPLSLGLETMGGLVEKIIPRNTPIPVARAQDFTTFKDGQIALAIQVVQGERELAQDCRSLGRFELRGIPPMAAGAARIRVTFQVDADGLLSVSATEQGSGVKASIDIKPSYGLTDAEITRMLQDGFASAKEDLLARSLREEQVSAQRLIDAVQAALASDRDLLSQDEQSAIDLEIKLLQKILNEETDSSVVRKAVDHAAKATDDFAQKRMNASIQKALAGKNVTEI encoded by the coding sequence ATGGCCTTATTACAAATCTCTGAACCCGGTAAATCTCTGGCACCGCATCAGCGCCGTATAGCTGTGGGTATTGATTTGGGGACAACAAACTCTTTGGTGGCGATTGTTCGCGATGCGTTACCAAAAGTATTGCCAGATGAGCAAGGTCGTGAATTGCTCCCCTCGGTAGTGCGTTACTTGCCCAATGGTCGTACTCAGGCGGGTTTTGAGGCGCTAGAGAGCGCTGTAAGCGATCCAAAAAATACCATTATTTCAGTAAAGCGCTTCATGGGTCGTGGCCTCAATGATGTAGAGAATAGTGAAAGTGCGCCATACGATTTTGTAGATCAGCCTGGCATGCTGAAGTTAAGAACGGTTGCTGGAGATAAGAGTCCCATTGAAGTTTCTGCAGAAATTTTGGCGCGTTTGCGTCAGTTGGCAGAAGATTCTGTTTCAGAAGATATTGTTGGTGCAGTAATTACTGTGCCGGCTTATTTTGATGATGCGCAACGTCAGGCAACTAAAGATGCTGCTAAGTTGGCGGGTATTGAAGTGCTGCGTTTATTAAATGAGCCGACTGCCGCAGCGATTGCCTACGGATTAGATAACGCTTCCGAAGGTGTTTATGCCGTCTACGATCTTGGCGGCGGAACTTTTGATATCTCTATTCTACGAATGAGCAGGGGCGTCTTTGAGGTGCTTTCTACTGGCGGCGATTCTGCATTGGGTGGTGATGACTTTGATCATCGTTTGTATTGTTGGGTTCTAGAGCAGGCAAAGCTTCCGCCTTTATCTGTGCACGACCATCGCACATTGCTACAGGCCTGCAAGCATGCAAAAGAATTACTAAGTCACAACCCTTTAGCCCGCGTGCATGAGACGCTATCTGATGGAACCGTCGTAAATGTTGGTGTTAGCCAAGCCCAGTTTTTTGAGATTACTCAAAACTTGGTGACTAAAACCTTAATGGCATGTAAAAAAGCATTGCGTGATGCGGGCCTTAAGGCTGAAGATGTCAAAGGCGTTGTAATGGTAGGTGGTTCTACGCGTATGCCTAATGTGCAGCGCGCAGTTGGTGAACTATTTGGCACCCAACCATTAAATAATTTGAACCCTGATCAAGTGGTTGCTTTAGGCGCTGCAATGCAAGCCGATTTGTTGGCTGGCAATCAAAGCAAAGATGACGAATGGTTGTTGTTGGATGTGATTCCCTTGTCTTTAGGTTTAGAGACTATGGGCGGCTTGGTGGAGAAAATTATTCCCCGCAATACTCCGATCCCTGTTGCTAGGGCGCAGGACTTTACAACTTTTAAAGATGGTCAGATAGCTCTCGCCATACAAGTGGTTCAGGGTGAGCGTGAGTTAGCTCAAGACTGCCGCTCTCTTGGTCGCTTTGAGTTAAGAGGCATTCCGCCAATGGCAGCTGGTGCCGCGCGCATACGCGTGACCTTTCAGGTGGATGCTGATGGCTTATTGTCAGTCAGTGCCACAGAGCAAGGTTCGGGTGTGAAGGCTTCTATAGATATTAAGCCTTCATATGGTTTAACGGATGCTGAGATCACTCGAATGTTGCAGGATGGTTTTGCTTCTGCCAAGGAGGATTTACTTGCAAGATCGCTGAGGGAAGAACAGGTCAGCGCACAACGCTTGATTGATGCCGTACAGGCTGCTTTAGCAAGTGATCGAGATCTTCTGAGTCAGGATGAGCAGTCCGCTATTGATCTCGAAATTAAATTACTGCAAAAGATTTTGAATGAAGAAACAGATAGCTCAGTTGTTCGCAAGGCTGTTGATCATGCGGCAAAAGCTACCGATGATTTTGCGCAAAAGCGTATGAATGCAAGCATTCAAAAAGCTTTAGCTGGCAAAAATGTTACCGAGATTTAA
- the fdx gene encoding ISC system 2Fe-2S type ferredoxin → MTQIVVLPHSEYCPEGAVVEALPGTSICEALLENDIPIEHACDMVCACTTCHVIVKEGYQSLNPPDENEEDMLDRAWGLNSQSRLSCQAIVAKEDLVIEIPKYSINHAKENH, encoded by the coding sequence ATGACTCAAATCGTTGTTCTTCCTCATAGTGAATATTGTCCCGAGGGTGCAGTTGTTGAAGCATTGCCTGGCACGTCTATTTGCGAGGCTCTACTAGAAAACGACATTCCGATTGAGCACGCTTGCGATATGGTCTGTGCTTGCACAACTTGTCATGTGATTGTGAAAGAGGGGTATCAAAGCCTAAATCCGCCTGATGAGAATGAGGAAGATATGCTTGATCGCGCCTGGGGGTTGAATTCTCAATCACGCTTATCTTGCCAGGCGATTGTGGCCAAAGAGGATTTGGTGATTGAAATACCCAAATACTCAATCAATCACGCCAAAGAGAATCATTAA
- a CDS encoding DUF485 domain-containing protein, whose translation MSDAVVTRIEANPKYQELKRKRSSFGWALCILMFIVYYGYIALIAFDKPFLAQPIGDGVITLGIPIGMGVIIFTILITGIYVRRANNEYDTLTAEILKDANK comes from the coding sequence ATGTCTGATGCTGTCGTAACACGCATAGAGGCTAATCCAAAATACCAAGAGCTAAAGCGTAAGCGCAGTTCTTTTGGTTGGGCCCTCTGTATCTTGATGTTTATCGTCTATTACGGATACATCGCTTTAATTGCTTTTGATAAGCCATTTTTGGCGCAACCAATCGGCGATGGCGTTATTACCTTGGGCATTCCAATTGGTATGGGCGTAATCATTTTTACTATTTTGATTACTGGCATCTATGTTCGTAGAGCAAACAATGAATACGACACATTAACTGCAGAGATTTTGAAGGATGCAAACAAATGA
- the iscA gene encoding iron-sulfur cluster assembly protein IscA → MAITLTEKAAKHVNRNLEKRGKGCGLRLGVRTTGCSGLAYQLEYVDEPAAEDQVFESNGVKVFVDPKSLAYLDGTELDFVREGLNEGFKFQNPNVKDECGCGESFRV, encoded by the coding sequence ATGGCAATTACCTTAACTGAAAAAGCTGCAAAGCACGTTAATCGCAACCTTGAGAAGCGCGGCAAAGGTTGTGGCTTACGTTTGGGCGTTCGCACTACTGGCTGCTCTGGTTTGGCTTATCAGTTGGAGTATGTCGATGAGCCTGCCGCTGAAGATCAAGTGTTTGAGTCCAACGGCGTGAAGGTATTTGTAGACCCAAAAAGTTTGGCTTACTTAGATGGAACTGAATTGGATTTTGTGCGTGAGGGTTTGAACGAGGGATTTAAGTTTCAGAATCCGAACGTTAAAGATGAGTGTGGTTGTGGCGAATCTTTCCGCGTCTGA
- a CDS encoding putative nucleotidyltransferase substrate binding domain-containing protein has product MPNAFNFQASPFDCLNTQEQDLVRNSVDIAYFKEGETILDVGSTPTHLFIPIKGYVQQLENGEEVATYDPDDCFDGRGLIAGKVSSQFIASEEVVSYQLAKSTVTELISTNATFGALLFADLSKKLNALAERRSQYEINSLSLAQVSEAFLREIHIVEFDTNLFDVVRIFNDKRTNNVLVRSNVVDNKELGIFTTTSLQRAILAKYPLDSTPVGPLSNYKLITVEAKDHLYEALAIMIRHSVHRVIVMNEGQPIGTLEQVDLLSFIANSSSLVVQGILSAKTLEDLKEAANQITNLITLLHRNGTKVAMIGRLVQELNAKLFEKAWSLIASSDLQKNSCLFVMGSEGRGEQILKTDQDNGLIVANDYQITPEVVSACDQFSAALIQFGYPECPGKIMVNNPAWRMSEKDFTETAKHWLLQPTPDSLMNLAIFLDSHAISGNSLLLENVKQNLFNLATDNQFLMARFAAAIESFNSEVGWWNRLLTLGGDHSDNRINLKKAGIFAITHGIRSLALENHIRANSTAERVRELIQIHKIPQDLGNEVVESLHLLMELRLKSGIAELETGKAVSGEIDLSRLSTLERDLLKDSLSVVKRFKQYLRQHFHLEFA; this is encoded by the coding sequence ATGCCTAATGCCTTTAATTTCCAAGCCTCTCCGTTTGACTGCCTCAATACCCAAGAGCAAGACCTAGTCAGAAATAGTGTCGATATCGCCTATTTCAAGGAAGGCGAAACTATACTAGACGTAGGCTCAACACCAACGCATTTGTTTATTCCCATTAAAGGATATGTTCAACAACTTGAGAATGGCGAGGAAGTTGCGACCTATGACCCTGATGACTGCTTTGATGGACGAGGGCTGATTGCTGGAAAGGTATCGAGTCAATTCATAGCTTCCGAAGAAGTGGTTAGCTATCAACTAGCCAAGTCAACAGTAACCGAGCTCATCTCTACCAATGCAACATTTGGCGCCTTACTATTTGCAGATCTTTCTAAAAAGCTCAATGCTTTAGCCGAAAGACGTAGTCAGTATGAAATCAACTCCCTTAGTCTTGCGCAAGTCAGCGAGGCGTTTCTGAGGGAAATTCATATTGTCGAATTTGATACCAACTTATTTGATGTTGTCAGAATTTTCAACGACAAAAGGACTAACAATGTTTTGGTTCGCAGCAATGTTGTTGACAATAAAGAGCTAGGAATCTTCACAACAACAAGCCTTCAACGTGCCATACTTGCCAAATATCCTCTTGATTCAACACCCGTAGGGCCTTTAAGTAACTACAAACTGATTACCGTTGAAGCCAAGGACCATTTATATGAGGCTTTAGCCATCATGATCCGTCACTCGGTTCATCGCGTCATTGTGATGAACGAGGGACAGCCAATTGGCACTTTAGAGCAGGTGGATCTATTAAGCTTTATAGCCAATAGCTCATCTCTTGTAGTACAAGGCATTCTTAGCGCTAAGACGCTAGAGGATTTGAAGGAAGCCGCTAATCAAATCACCAACCTCATCACGCTATTGCATCGCAATGGCACAAAAGTTGCCATGATTGGCCGTTTGGTTCAAGAGCTAAATGCCAAACTCTTTGAGAAGGCATGGTCGTTAATAGCAAGTTCAGATCTTCAAAAGAATAGCTGTCTCTTTGTCATGGGTAGCGAAGGACGGGGCGAGCAGATTCTGAAGACCGATCAAGATAATGGCCTCATCGTTGCTAATGATTATCAAATCACCCCTGAGGTAGTCAGTGCCTGTGATCAATTTTCCGCAGCATTGATTCAATTTGGTTACCCAGAATGTCCAGGGAAGATTATGGTCAATAATCCAGCTTGGCGCATGTCGGAAAAGGACTTTACCGAGACCGCAAAGCATTGGCTGCTTCAACCCACGCCAGATAGCCTAATGAATTTGGCTATCTTTTTAGATTCTCATGCAATTAGCGGCAACTCATTACTACTTGAAAACGTCAAACAGAATCTCTTTAATTTGGCCACTGATAATCAATTCTTAATGGCGCGCTTTGCTGCCGCCATCGAGAGTTTTAATTCAGAAGTGGGTTGGTGGAATCGCTTGCTTACCCTTGGTGGTGATCATTCGGATAACCGCATCAATCTCAAAAAAGCGGGTATCTTCGCCATAACCCATGGAATTCGCTCGCTAGCCCTAGAGAATCACATACGCGCAAACTCCACAGCGGAACGAGTGCGTGAACTCATTCAAATCCATAAGATCCCCCAAGATCTTGGAAACGAGGTTGTTGAATCTTTGCATCTCTTAATGGAGTTGCGACTAAAAAGCGGCATAGCCGAACTAGAAACCGGCAAAGCCGTTTCTGGTGAAATTGATCTTAGCCGACTATCAACCCTTGAGCGAGATCTTCTAAAGGATAGCTTGAGTGTAGTGAAACGTTTTAAACAGTATTTGCGTCAACACTTTCACCTTGAGTTTGCATGA
- the iscU gene encoding Fe-S cluster assembly scaffold IscU, translating to MAYSDKVIDHYENPRNVGSFEKGDNSVGTGMVGAPACGDVMKLQIRVNDQGVIEDAKFKTYGCGSAIASSSLVTEWVKGKTLDQALEIKNSLIAEELALPPVKIHCSILAEDAIKAAVADYKEKHPAK from the coding sequence ATGGCATATAGCGATAAAGTCATTGACCACTATGAAAATCCCCGCAATGTTGGCTCTTTTGAAAAGGGCGATAACAGCGTAGGAACCGGTATGGTTGGCGCCCCCGCTTGCGGCGATGTTATGAAATTGCAAATTCGTGTAAACGATCAAGGCGTTATTGAGGACGCCAAGTTCAAAACCTATGGTTGCGGTTCTGCGATTGCCTCTTCTTCTTTGGTTACGGAGTGGGTCAAGGGCAAGACTTTGGATCAAGCTCTTGAAATTAAAAATTCTTTAATTGCTGAAGAGTTGGCCTTGCCACCTGTGAAGATTCACTGCTCTATCTTGGCGGAAGACGCGATTAAAGCAGCGGTTGCTGATTACAAAGAAAAGCACCCTGCAAAATAA
- a CDS encoding IscS subfamily cysteine desulfurase: MNAPQDLPQQPVPMFSPKHFPVYMDYSATTPIDPRVVDKMLPYLREQFGNAASRSHAYGWAAEEAVEWARSEIAQLVHADPREIVFTSGATESINLALKGAAHFYKDRGNHIITVKTEHKATLDTCRELEREGFEVTYLDVLPNGLIDFAQLEAAMKPGTILTSVMYVNNEIGVVQDIPRIGDLCRSRGVIFHVDAAQATGKVEIDLEKIKVDLMSFSAHKTYGPKGIGALFVRRKPRIRIEAQIHGGGHERGMRSGTLAVHQIVGMGEAFRIARIEMAEENKRIRALRDRLLAGLKDIEEVYVNGDMESRVPHNLNISFNYVEGESMMMALKDLAISSGSACTSASLEPSYVLRALGRNDELAHSSIRFTLGRFTTQEEVDFTIKLVKEKIAKLRELSPLWEMYKDGIDLSTIQWAAH; encoded by the coding sequence ATGAACGCACCACAAGACCTTCCACAACAACCGGTTCCGATGTTTAGTCCTAAACACTTTCCGGTGTACATGGATTACTCGGCTACAACACCAATAGATCCACGCGTTGTTGACAAGATGTTGCCTTACTTGCGCGAGCAATTTGGTAATGCTGCCTCTCGAAGCCATGCATACGGATGGGCTGCGGAGGAAGCGGTTGAGTGGGCGCGTTCTGAGATTGCGCAATTGGTTCATGCAGACCCAAGAGAGATCGTCTTTACCAGTGGTGCTACTGAAAGTATTAACTTGGCCTTGAAAGGCGCTGCTCACTTTTACAAGGATCGCGGTAATCACATCATTACCGTTAAGACGGAACACAAAGCAACTTTAGATACCTGTCGCGAATTAGAGCGCGAAGGTTTTGAAGTAACTTATTTAGACGTATTGCCAAATGGCTTGATTGACTTTGCGCAACTAGAGGCTGCAATGAAGCCGGGAACCATTTTGACTTCTGTGATGTACGTCAACAATGAAATTGGCGTAGTGCAAGATATTCCTCGCATTGGCGACTTATGCCGTTCTCGTGGTGTGATCTTCCACGTAGACGCAGCCCAAGCGACTGGCAAAGTTGAGATTGATCTTGAGAAGATCAAAGTAGATTTGATGAGTTTTTCTGCGCATAAGACTTACGGTCCAAAAGGCATTGGCGCTCTGTTTGTGCGTCGTAAGCCACGAATCCGTATTGAGGCGCAAATCCACGGTGGTGGACATGAGCGCGGTATGCGTTCTGGCACTTTGGCGGTTCATCAAATTGTGGGTATGGGTGAGGCATTCCGTATTGCACGTATCGAAATGGCTGAAGAGAACAAGCGTATTCGTGCCTTGCGCGATCGTTTATTGGCTGGTTTGAAAGATATCGAAGAGGTATATGTCAACGGCGACATGGAAAGCCGTGTCCCGCACAACCTCAATATCAGCTTCAACTATGTTGAAGGCGAGTCCATGATGATGGCTCTCAAGGATTTGGCAATCTCATCAGGTTCTGCTTGTACTTCAGCATCATTAGAGCCTTCTTATGTATTGCGCGCTTTGGGTCGCAATGATGAGTTGGCTCATAGCTCAATTCGTTTTACCTTGGGTCGCTTTACTACTCAAGAAGAAGTGGACTTCACAATTAAGTTGGTTAAGGAAAAGATTGCGAAGTTACGCGAGTTATCCCCATTATGGGAAATGTATAAAGATGGAATTGATCTCAGCACTATTCAATGGGCTGCGCATTAA